A region of Haloplanus sp. XH21 DNA encodes the following proteins:
- a CDS encoding DUF2795 domain-containing protein, translated as MAARPPQQDSSSPDAIEFGIAALVGNLDRADIEYPATREEIVRALGDPEVPYDAAGNTVALSEAMEALPKQEFESESELLDLLHPVFEEYRVSASGSLLGRLRSILPF; from the coding sequence ATGGCAGCCAGGCCGCCGCAGCAGGATTCGTCGTCTCCGGACGCGATCGAGTTCGGTATCGCCGCGCTGGTCGGCAATCTCGACCGCGCCGATATCGAGTATCCCGCGACCCGCGAGGAGATCGTCCGCGCGCTCGGCGACCCGGAGGTGCCCTACGACGCCGCGGGGAACACCGTCGCGCTCTCGGAGGCGATGGAGGCGCTCCCCAAGCAGGAGTTCGAGTCCGAATCGGAACTGCTCGACCTCCTCCACCCGGTGTTCGAGGAGTACCGCGTCTCCGCCAGCGGCAGCCTACTCGGTCGTCTCCGGTCGATCCTCCCCTTCTGA
- a CDS encoding ribbon-helix-helix domain-containing protein, with protein MTEYTTVSIPKELGDRVEDTIEGTSFSSTSDLVRFLLRSIVIQYQRRGELTEAEFEEITRQLTDLGYLDD; from the coding sequence ATGACCGAATACACGACCGTCTCGATCCCGAAGGAACTCGGCGACCGCGTCGAGGACACCATCGAAGGCACCAGTTTCTCCAGCACCAGCGACCTCGTCCGGTTCCTGCTTCGGAGCATCGTCATCCAGTACCAGCGCCGCGGCGAGTTGACCGAAGCGGAGTTCGAAGAGATCACCCGCCAGTTGACCGATCTCGGGTATCTGGACGACTAG
- a CDS encoding helix-turn-helix domain-containing protein — protein MPYAKLTIELPAAIWIGEVSREFPETTFRVLSAVPTGDSGFGLLEIDGDSLPAVVEAVQERPDISSLEVMQHTDGAAIVQFETSEPLLLLSIQESGAPIELPVTIRDGDAVIELTASRDRLSEFGRQLEAFGMSYTLNRVYDQADQSDLLTDQQRELLVTAVEMGYYDTPRECTLTELAEERALAKSTASVTLHRAEESVIKEFVAERLGTTTEEPMGVVPE, from the coding sequence ATGCCCTACGCCAAACTCACCATCGAGCTGCCCGCAGCCATCTGGATCGGGGAGGTGTCCCGGGAGTTCCCGGAGACGACGTTCCGGGTGCTGTCGGCCGTCCCCACGGGCGATTCGGGGTTCGGGCTGCTCGAAATCGATGGGGACTCGCTCCCCGCCGTCGTCGAGGCCGTCCAGGAGCGACCGGACATCTCGTCGCTAGAGGTGATGCAACACACCGACGGCGCCGCCATCGTCCAGTTCGAGACGAGCGAGCCTCTGCTCCTGCTGTCGATTCAGGAGTCGGGCGCTCCGATCGAACTTCCCGTGACCATCCGTGACGGGGACGCCGTCATCGAACTCACGGCCTCGCGGGACCGGCTGTCGGAGTTCGGCCGTCAACTGGAGGCGTTCGGCATGTCGTACACGCTCAACCGAGTGTACGACCAGGCCGACCAGTCGGATCTCCTCACCGACCAGCAGCGAGAACTGCTCGTGACGGCCGTCGAGATGGGGTATTACGACACGCCACGGGAGTGTACCCTCACCGAACTCGCAGAGGAGAGGGCGCTCGCGAAGTCCACGGCGAGCGTCACGCTCCACCGTGCCGAGGAGTCGGTGATCAAGGAGTTCGTCGCCGAGCGCCTCGGAACGACGACGGAGGAGCCGATGGGTGTCGTTCCGGAGTGA
- a CDS encoding bifunctional 5,10-methylenetetrahydrofolate dehydrogenase/5,10-methenyltetrahydrofolate cyclohydrolase — protein MSESSPRRLAGDDPAAAVRREALDRLEDCRRAGVDPLLATVLVSDASDDERFMDRKHDLCAEVGIDTRRVDLPADAPAERVYRTVTDLGDDPAVTALFVQVPLPDHVDATEVRRCVPPEKDVDCFNPENLGRLLRGDPRVRPVTEQAVDRLLSAHDVTVAGRDAVVVGRTPTIGVPLAHLCCRRDATVTVCHSRTRDLAAKTRTADLLLTAAGTPGLVDGSMVSEGVVVVDVSVTRVEDDDGTTLVGDVDAESVGTKAAAMTPVPGGVGPLTMAMLLRNVVAVTAAGATNG, from the coding sequence GTGTCCGAGTCATCGCCCCGGCGACTCGCCGGTGACGACCCCGCGGCCGCCGTCCGTCGGGAGGCGCTCGACCGCCTCGAGGACTGCCGCCGCGCGGGCGTCGACCCGCTGCTGGCGACGGTGCTCGTCAGCGACGCCTCCGACGACGAGCGGTTCATGGATCGCAAACACGACCTGTGTGCCGAGGTGGGGATCGACACCCGACGCGTCGACCTCCCGGCCGATGCGCCCGCCGAACGCGTCTACCGGACGGTCACCGATCTCGGCGACGACCCGGCGGTCACGGCGCTGTTCGTACAAGTACCGCTCCCCGATCACGTCGACGCGACCGAAGTGCGTCGCTGCGTGCCGCCCGAGAAGGACGTCGACTGCTTCAACCCCGAGAACCTGGGCCGACTGCTCCGGGGAGACCCGCGCGTCCGTCCCGTCACCGAACAGGCGGTCGACAGACTACTCTCGGCGCACGACGTCACGGTCGCCGGCCGCGACGCCGTCGTCGTGGGCCGGACGCCCACCATCGGCGTTCCGCTCGCCCACCTCTGCTGTCGCCGCGACGCCACGGTCACCGTCTGCCATTCGCGGACGCGGGACCTCGCGGCCAAGACCCGGACGGCGGACCTACTGCTCACCGCCGCCGGCACGCCCGGCCTCGTCGACGGATCGATGGTCAGCGAGGGCGTCGTCGTCGTCGACGTGAGCGTCACCCGAGTCGAGGACGACGACGGTACGACCCTCGTCGGCGACGTCGACGCCGAGAGCGTCGGGACGAAGGCGGCGGCGATGACGCCCGTCCCCGGCGGCGTCGGCCCGCTGACGATGGCGATGCTCCTGCGGAACGTCGTCGCCGTCACCGCGGCGGGCGCGACGAACGGCTAG